From Pseudomonas sp. FP2335, the proteins below share one genomic window:
- a CDS encoding LacI family DNA-binding transcriptional regulator has translation MLERAKHFSIKQLATQAGVSNATVDRVLHQRGSVHAQTRRRIEQALEELESQEKNGLAMGRTFHVDVIMHTPQRFSAAVQAAIVAQLASLAPFRIAPRFHLFEEIAPKAMHDQLLRCLDTGSQGVVLKAADEPAVNLAVKQLIAAGIPVVTLVTDLPQSERIGYVGMDNRTAGQTAAYLMSRWLPAVPQDVAVVIGSELFRGEEEREMGFRAWLRGRSPHLRVLDVSGGYGVYDRTFERVTRALKQHPELKAVYSVGGGNRAIVDAFAALGRPLEVFIGHDLDEENRQLLREEKVAAIIDHNLQIDARSVFLHILQFHRLWKAGPIAPSQVQIVTPFNLPD, from the coding sequence ATGCTCGAACGCGCAAAACACTTTTCCATCAAGCAGCTCGCAACCCAGGCGGGGGTGAGCAACGCCACGGTCGACCGTGTGTTGCACCAGCGCGGCAGCGTGCATGCGCAAACCCGGCGGCGCATCGAACAGGCGCTGGAGGAATTGGAGTCCCAGGAGAAAAATGGTTTGGCGATGGGGCGTACGTTCCACGTCGACGTGATCATGCACACGCCCCAGCGCTTCAGCGCGGCGGTGCAGGCGGCGATCGTCGCGCAACTGGCCAGCCTCGCGCCGTTTCGGATTGCCCCGCGGTTTCACCTGTTCGAAGAGATCGCCCCCAAGGCCATGCACGATCAACTGCTGCGCTGCCTCGACACCGGCAGCCAGGGCGTGGTGCTCAAGGCGGCCGACGAGCCGGCGGTGAACCTGGCGGTCAAGCAACTGATCGCGGCGGGCATCCCGGTGGTGACCCTGGTGACCGACCTGCCGCAGAGCGAGCGCATCGGCTACGTCGGCATGGACAACCGCACCGCCGGGCAGACCGCCGCGTACCTGATGTCGCGCTGGCTGCCGGCGGTGCCCCAGGACGTCGCGGTGGTGATCGGCAGTGAGCTGTTCCGTGGCGAAGAAGAACGCGAAATGGGCTTTCGCGCCTGGCTGCGGGGGCGCTCGCCGCACTTGCGGGTGTTGGACGTCAGCGGTGGCTACGGGGTGTACGACCGCACGTTCGAGCGCGTGACCCGGGCGCTCAAACAGCACCCCGAACTCAAGGCGGTGTACAGCGTCGGCGGCGGCAATCGGGCGATTGTCGATGCGTTCGCCGCCCTTGGCCGTCCACTGGAGGTGTTTATCGGTCACGACCTCGACGAAGAAAACCGCCAGCTGCTGCGTGAAGAAAAAGTCGCCGCGATCATTGATCACAACTTGCAGATCGATGCGCGCAGCGTGTTCCTGCACATCCTGCAATTCCATCGGCTATGGAAGGCCGGGCCGATAGCGCCGTCACAGGTGCAGATCGTCACACCGTTCAATCTGCCGGACTGA
- a CDS encoding EAL domain-containing protein → MPNSHAPIVRTLSNRTSLSLTRTSLFKLMALLAGVFAAVVYSLVYLAYDMDRTEQAESAFHARKAMQSLDKSLRLTVKDYAFWSDAYKHLHVQVDTDWAYVRENVGPTLFQDFGFQGLFVVNDVNRTVYAVVEGKLQPLELSSWLGQSIDPIIEQARAGAASETPVTSFINVRGSPALVAAAAITPGTDPTVLPDGRRPSVLIFVDILDSAKLDAIGDDFGVANLHIASSEEIGKSLLPLGDNGAAGSLYWEPERPGLKLVGVGLPLLGLAALLVCAMTWMILRRSTASALALDASHASLQSSQAALATSEARFRDVVEASSDWVWEIDATWHFTYLSERFESVTGLARQAWMGAAMNDLLDTDVGHLSQWLATPGRRPDLSVQCRYVDAQGQARSTRLSAREMPCGGFRGTATDVTDEVEARRRIEYLSQHDALTGLPNRTRLQAFLNSKLQAASPLAQPLVMLTLDLDRFKPVNDLLGHAAGDRVLNVVSNRLVDCVRHGDLVARVGGDEFVLILTDTGTQDDVEKLCQRLIASIEGAIGIDEQEVFISASIGIALAPNDASDAAELLRYADIALYEAKSAGRNTWRFYSSDMNARIIERRRLESDLRFAIKHGELRLHFQPRYRIADGEMVGAEALVRWQHPVRGLIAPDTFIPIAEESGLILSLSDWVMETACACAAQWPAPLFVSVNLSPSEFKRGNMVARVSQALGTSGIDPSRLELEITEGVMLEDAEGALAIMHTLKALGIRIAMDDFGTGYSSLSYLRAFPFDGLKIDRSFLSRLEDSDDDKAIIQAIVGLGRALSLTVTAEGIETAEHLDLLKAVACDEGQGYFLSRPLDRDTFNQLLVR, encoded by the coding sequence ATGCCGAACTCCCATGCACCAATTGTCCGCACGCTGTCCAATCGCACCAGCCTATCACTGACTCGCACATCACTATTCAAGCTGATGGCCCTGTTGGCGGGTGTCTTTGCAGCGGTCGTCTATTCGTTGGTCTACCTCGCCTACGACATGGATCGCACCGAACAGGCTGAAAGCGCTTTTCACGCTCGCAAGGCCATGCAGTCCCTGGACAAATCCTTGCGTTTGACCGTCAAAGACTATGCGTTCTGGAGCGACGCGTACAAACACCTGCACGTTCAAGTGGACACCGACTGGGCCTACGTGCGCGAAAATGTCGGCCCGACACTGTTCCAGGATTTCGGCTTTCAAGGGCTTTTTGTCGTCAACGACGTGAATCGCACGGTGTACGCAGTGGTCGAGGGCAAACTACAGCCGCTGGAGTTGAGCAGTTGGCTTGGCCAATCCATTGACCCCATTATTGAACAGGCGCGTGCCGGGGCCGCCTCCGAAACCCCGGTGACGAGCTTTATCAACGTGCGCGGCAGCCCTGCCTTGGTGGCGGCTGCCGCGATCACCCCCGGCACCGACCCCACGGTATTGCCGGACGGCAGGCGGCCCTCCGTGTTGATCTTCGTCGACATTCTGGACAGCGCCAAACTGGATGCTATCGGCGATGACTTTGGCGTCGCCAACCTCCACATCGCCAGCTCCGAAGAAATCGGCAAGTCACTGCTACCCCTCGGCGACAACGGCGCCGCCGGCAGCCTGTACTGGGAGCCGGAGCGCCCCGGTCTGAAGTTGGTGGGCGTAGGCCTGCCCCTGCTGGGCCTGGCGGCACTGCTGGTGTGCGCGATGACCTGGATGATCCTGCGTCGATCCACTGCCAGCGCCCTGGCCCTTGACGCCAGCCACGCTTCATTGCAAAGCAGCCAGGCGGCCCTGGCCACCAGCGAAGCACGGTTTCGCGACGTGGTAGAGGCCAGTTCCGACTGGGTTTGGGAAATTGACGCCACCTGGCACTTCACCTACTTATCGGAACGTTTCGAAAGCGTCACCGGTCTCGCCAGACAGGCCTGGATGGGCGCAGCGATGAACGACCTGCTCGACACGGACGTCGGGCACTTGTCGCAATGGCTCGCCACACCCGGCAGACGCCCAGACCTGAGCGTGCAGTGCCGCTACGTCGATGCCCAAGGTCAGGCGCGTAGCACCCGGCTCTCGGCCCGGGAAATGCCTTGTGGCGGGTTTCGCGGCACGGCCACCGATGTCACCGATGAAGTCGAGGCGCGACGCAGAATCGAGTACCTGTCCCAGCACGACGCTCTCACCGGGCTGCCCAACCGTACACGTCTGCAAGCTTTCCTCAACAGCAAGCTCCAGGCCGCGTCGCCTCTGGCGCAGCCGTTGGTCATGCTCACCCTGGACCTTGATCGCTTCAAGCCAGTCAACGACCTGCTCGGCCATGCAGCTGGCGACCGCGTGCTCAATGTCGTGTCCAACCGTCTCGTCGACTGCGTGCGCCATGGCGACCTGGTAGCTCGAGTGGGCGGCGACGAATTTGTGCTGATCCTCACTGATACAGGCACTCAGGATGACGTCGAAAAACTCTGCCAACGCCTGATTGCGTCCATCGAGGGCGCCATCGGGATCGATGAGCAGGAGGTGTTCATCAGCGCCAGCATCGGCATCGCCCTGGCACCCAACGATGCCAGCGACGCGGCCGAACTGCTGCGCTATGCCGACATCGCGCTGTACGAAGCCAAATCCGCCGGCCGCAATACCTGGCGCTTCTATTCCTCGGACATGAATGCACGGATCATTGAGCGGCGCCGCCTGGAAAGCGACTTACGGTTCGCGATCAAGCATGGAGAATTACGCCTGCACTTCCAGCCCCGCTACCGTATCGCTGACGGCGAGATGGTGGGGGCCGAAGCACTGGTGCGCTGGCAACACCCGGTGCGCGGCCTGATTGCACCGGACACCTTCATCCCGATTGCCGAAGAGTCGGGGCTGATCCTGTCGCTCAGCGACTGGGTAATGGAGACGGCGTGCGCCTGTGCCGCCCAGTGGCCGGCCCCCCTGTTCGTGTCGGTCAACCTTTCTCCCTCTGAGTTCAAGCGCGGGAACATGGTGGCGCGTGTCAGTCAAGCGCTGGGCACTTCCGGTATCGACCCGTCGCGGCTGGAACTGGAAATTACTGAGGGCGTCATGCTTGAAGACGCCGAAGGCGCCCTGGCGATCATGCACACCCTCAAAGCACTGGGAATACGCATCGCTATGGATGACTTTGGCACAGGCTATTCCTCCCTGAGTTACTTGCGCGCATTTCCATTCGATGGGCTCAAGATCGACCGCAGCTTCTTGAGCCGGCTCGAAGACAGCGACGATGACAAAGCCATCATCCAGGCCATTGTCGGCCTGGGCCGTGCCCTGTCCCTGACCGTGACCGCCGAAGGCATAGAAACCGCTGAACACCTGGACTTGCTCAAGGCCGTGGCATGCGACGAAGGCCAGGGTTACTTCCTCAGTCGGCCCCTGGACCGGGACACCTTCAATCAGTTGCTGGTCCGCTGA
- a CDS encoding helix-turn-helix domain-containing protein: MPVSRNSGSNHRKKGEMIKSLDKFLQEIDEGDWAVISSATDYPENWVIPDHSHEKHQLLYAIEGVMVVHSAQNQWTVPSNRGFWMPCGHVHSLRCVGPLKMRSVFVRPNAFPNLPTETKAVSVSPLLSELIKASVSLKPPYAEDSRDARIMHLILDELALLPALPLSLPQPADPRIQQICQAWQDDPGDASTVADWSERLDLDQKTIQRLFRKETAMTFGQWRQQARLLLALERIAVGEKIIDVALELGYESPSAFTSMFKKQFGKTPSQFFR, translated from the coding sequence ATGCCTGTCTCGCGAAATTCGGGCAGTAATCATCGCAAAAAGGGCGAAATGATCAAATCACTGGATAAATTTCTGCAGGAGATCGACGAAGGCGACTGGGCGGTGATCAGTTCGGCCACCGATTATCCCGAAAACTGGGTGATCCCTGACCACAGCCACGAGAAGCACCAACTGCTCTATGCCATCGAAGGCGTGATGGTGGTGCACTCGGCGCAAAATCAGTGGACGGTGCCGTCCAATCGCGGCTTCTGGATGCCCTGCGGGCATGTGCATTCACTGCGTTGCGTGGGCCCGTTGAAAATGCGCAGCGTGTTTGTGCGCCCCAACGCGTTCCCGAACCTGCCCACCGAGACCAAGGCGGTGAGTGTATCGCCGTTGTTGAGCGAACTGATCAAGGCCTCGGTGAGCTTGAAGCCGCCGTATGCCGAGGATTCGCGCGACGCGCGGATCATGCACCTGATCCTTGACGAGCTTGCGCTGCTGCCGGCCTTGCCGCTCTCGCTGCCGCAACCGGCCGACCCGCGTATCCAGCAGATCTGCCAGGCATGGCAGGACGATCCGGGCGACGCCTCCACCGTGGCCGACTGGAGCGAGCGCCTGGACCTGGACCAGAAAACCATCCAGCGCCTGTTCCGCAAGGAAACCGCGATGACGTTCGGCCAATGGCGCCAGCAAGCGCGCTTGCTGCTGGCGCTGGAGCGCATTGCGGTGGGGGAGAAGATTATCGACGTGGCCCTGGAACTGGGCTATGAAAGCCCCAGCGCCTTTACCAGCATGTTCAAGAAACAGTTTGGCAAGACGCCGAGTCAGTTTTTCAGGTAG
- the iolG gene encoding inositol 2-dehydrogenase, translated as MLRIAVLGAGRIAKIHAANVAAHPNATLVLVADPWREGVDALSTQLGCEAAYDCAAVLRREDIDAVVIGTPTDTHIDLLLAAVAAGKAVLCEKPIDLDIGKARTAAQAVERQGGKVMLGFNRRFDPDMLRLRQALDAGQIGAVRQVIITSRDPGLAPRDYLVHSGGILRDMTIHDFDTARHLLGEEPVQVSAIASRLVDLSLAEIDDYDSVMVLLRTASGKQCHINCCRQAVYGYDQRVEVSGASGVLLTDNHRPSTLRHWSAAHTEALEPLQHFFLERYADAYRNELTQFIDALNDDLPLPTNMRDGLYALHLADCALESVRTGRSVAVSYDL; from the coding sequence ATGCTACGAATTGCCGTCCTCGGTGCCGGGCGCATCGCCAAGATCCACGCCGCCAACGTCGCCGCCCACCCCAATGCCACGCTGGTGCTGGTGGCCGACCCCTGGCGCGAAGGCGTCGACGCGCTGAGCACGCAACTGGGTTGCGAAGCCGCCTACGATTGCGCGGCTGTACTGCGTCGTGAAGACATCGACGCGGTGGTGATCGGTACGCCCACCGACACCCACATCGACCTGCTATTGGCGGCAGTCGCCGCAGGCAAGGCGGTGTTGTGCGAAAAACCCATCGATCTGGACATCGGCAAGGCACGCACGGCGGCCCAAGCGGTGGAACGCCAGGGCGGCAAGGTGATGCTTGGTTTCAACCGGCGCTTCGACCCCGACATGCTGCGCCTGCGTCAGGCCCTCGATGCCGGCCAGATCGGTGCGGTGCGCCAGGTCATCATCACCAGTCGCGACCCCGGCCTGGCCCCGCGTGATTACCTGGTCCATTCCGGCGGCATCCTGCGCGACATGACCATCCACGACTTCGACACCGCCCGCCATCTGCTCGGCGAAGAACCGGTGCAAGTCAGCGCCATCGCCAGCCGCCTGGTGGACCTCAGCCTTGCCGAGATCGACGACTACGACAGCGTGATGGTGTTGCTGCGCACCGCCTCGGGCAAGCAATGCCACATCAACTGCTGCCGCCAAGCGGTATACGGCTATGACCAGCGGGTCGAAGTGTCCGGCGCCAGCGGCGTGCTGCTCACCGACAACCATCGCCCCAGCACCCTGCGGCACTGGAGCGCCGCGCACACCGAAGCGCTGGAGCCGTTGCAGCATTTCTTCCTGGAACGGTATGCCGACGCCTATCGCAATGAGCTGACCCAGTTCATCGATGCGCTGAACGACGACCTGCCGTTGCCCACCAACATGCGCGACGGTTTGTATGCGTTGCACCTGGCGGATTGTGCGCTGGAGTCGGTGCGGACTGGGCGCAGCGTTGCGGTCAGCTACGACCTCTAG
- a CDS encoding MFS transporter, which produces MSTLTASPTAAPTTSQTSPLVMRILGACALAHLINDLIQAVLPSIYPMLKANYGLSFAQVGLITLTFQLTASLLQPWIGYHTDRHPKPWLLPAGMVCTLVGILMLAFVGTFPAILLAAGLVGVGSSTFHPETSRVARLASGGRYGLAQSTFQVGGNTGSALGPLLAAAIIIPYGQGHIAWFGLFAVFAILVLYGLSRWYRHHLNLFKLKQGGKATHGLSKGRVSFALVVLAVLVFSKYFYMSSLTSYFTFYLIEKFQLSVASSQMYLFLFLGAVAVGTFAGGPIGDKIGRKKVIWFSILGAAPFTLALPYVDLFWTAVLSVVIGFVLASAFSAIVVFAQELVPGNVGMIAGIFFGLMFGFSGIGAALLGLLADNHGIEYVYKLCSFLPLVGILTILLPSTKGV; this is translated from the coding sequence ATGTCGACCCTGACCGCGTCACCCACTGCTGCCCCCACTACGTCCCAAACCAGCCCCTTGGTCATGCGCATCCTTGGCGCCTGCGCCCTGGCGCATTTGATCAATGACCTGATCCAGGCCGTGCTGCCGTCGATCTACCCGATGCTCAAGGCCAACTACGGCCTGAGCTTTGCCCAGGTCGGCCTGATCACCCTGACCTTCCAACTGACCGCTTCGCTGCTGCAACCGTGGATCGGCTATCACACCGACCGCCACCCCAAGCCGTGGCTGCTGCCGGCGGGCATGGTGTGCACCTTGGTCGGCATCCTGATGCTGGCGTTTGTCGGCACGTTCCCGGCGATCCTGCTCGCCGCCGGCCTGGTCGGCGTGGGCTCCTCGACCTTCCATCCGGAGACCTCGCGCGTCGCCCGCCTGGCTTCCGGCGGGCGCTACGGCCTGGCGCAATCGACCTTCCAGGTCGGCGGCAACACCGGCAGCGCCCTTGGCCCATTGCTCGCGGCGGCGATCATCATTCCCTACGGCCAGGGCCACATCGCCTGGTTCGGTCTGTTTGCAGTGTTCGCGATCCTGGTGCTGTACGGCCTGAGCCGCTGGTATCGCCACCACCTCAATCTGTTCAAGCTCAAGCAGGGCGGTAAAGCCACCCATGGCTTGTCCAAGGGCCGTGTGAGCTTTGCCCTGGTGGTGCTGGCTGTGCTGGTGTTTTCCAAGTACTTCTACATGTCCAGCCTTACCAGCTACTTCACCTTCTACCTGATCGAGAAGTTCCAGCTGTCGGTCGCCAGTTCGCAGATGTACCTGTTCCTGTTTCTGGGGGCCGTTGCCGTCGGTACGTTTGCCGGCGGGCCGATTGGCGACAAGATCGGCCGCAAAAAAGTCATCTGGTTCTCGATCCTCGGCGCCGCGCCGTTCACGCTCGCCCTGCCCTACGTCGACCTGTTCTGGACCGCGGTGCTCAGCGTGGTGATCGGCTTTGTCCTCGCGTCGGCCTTCTCGGCCATCGTGGTGTTCGCCCAGGAACTGGTGCCGGGCAACGTAGGCATGATCGCCGGGATCTTCTTCGGCCTGATGTTCGGTTTCAGTGGGATTGGCGCAGCGCTGCTCGGTCTGCTCGCGGATAACCACGGCATCGAGTATGTCTACAAGCTGTGTTCGTTCCTGCCGCTGGTGGGCATCCTGACGATCTTGCTGCCCTCGACCAAAGGCGTCTGA
- a CDS encoding GGDEF domain-containing protein translates to MTLDPPTILALTVALAAAAALYLAIEWRSVREPSLLFWSAGFATITVGSTLALLRTNGLLMIGIWFANGLLVIAHFLFLLGVARFTQVRLSRRWLLMPLIWLGMLMLPSDLPWSKAMLAVQSLLVAAPTLRASFMLRPHGKSLSIGAVQLRYVLLFHGSFYVAKALSVLIPGTLIDLASFKGEIIQISLVEGAMAIMLIALSMTGSERYRREQQIARLAARDPLTALYNRRALDLRAPRLLTQISPARPGALLLIDIDNFKPVNDLYGHIAGDRLLIALSEMIRTVIPRGALAARLGGDEFVILLHPASTEQIVDLGSRLRGDFFQFTSQTFATPTPVTLSIGANLFDQPPASLTELIEQGDTALYETKRGGRDSIRLVDRTGARS, encoded by the coding sequence ATGACGCTCGACCCTCCTACAATTCTGGCCCTCACCGTGGCCCTTGCCGCCGCTGCCGCCCTGTACCTGGCGATTGAATGGCGCAGCGTGCGCGAACCTTCGCTGCTGTTCTGGAGCGCCGGTTTCGCCACCATCACCGTCGGCTCCACGCTGGCCCTGCTGCGCACCAACGGCTTGCTGATGATCGGCATCTGGTTCGCCAATGGCTTGCTGGTCATCGCGCATTTTCTGTTCCTGCTTGGCGTCGCGCGCTTCACCCAGGTGCGGCTGTCACGACGCTGGCTACTGATGCCGCTCATCTGGCTGGGGATGCTGATGTTGCCGAGCGACCTGCCGTGGTCCAAAGCCATGCTGGCAGTGCAATCCTTGCTGGTGGCAGCGCCGACCCTGCGGGCGAGCTTCATGCTGCGGCCCCATGGCAAATCCTTGAGCATCGGCGCGGTGCAACTGCGTTATGTGCTGCTGTTCCACGGCTCGTTCTACGTGGCCAAGGCGTTGTCGGTGCTGATCCCGGGCACCTTGATCGACCTGGCCTCGTTCAAGGGCGAGATCATCCAGATTTCCCTGGTGGAGGGCGCGATGGCAATCATGCTGATCGCCCTGTCGATGACCGGCTCCGAACGCTACCGCCGCGAACAACAGATCGCCCGCCTCGCCGCCCGCGACCCGCTCACCGCCCTGTACAACCGCCGCGCCCTGGATTTGCGCGCGCCGCGCCTGTTGACGCAGATCTCCCCGGCCCGTCCTGGCGCACTGCTGCTGATCGACATCGACAACTTCAAGCCGGTCAATGACCTGTATGGCCATATCGCCGGCGACCGCCTGCTGATCGCCCTCAGCGAGATGATCCGCACGGTGATCCCCCGTGGCGCACTGGCCGCGCGCCTGGGCGGTGATGAGTTTGTGATCCTGCTGCACCCGGCCTCGACCGAACAGATCGTCGACCTCGGCAGCCGCCTGCGCGGGGATTTTTTTCAGTTCACTTCGCAAACCTTTGCGACCCCAACTCCAGTGACCCTGAGCATCGGCGCCAACCTGTTCGACCAACCGCCCGCGAGCCTCACGGAGTTGATCGAACAGGGTGACACCGCGCTCTATGAAACCAAGCGCGGTGGACGCGACAGCATTCGGTTGGTGGATCGCACCGGCGCCCGCAGCTAG
- a CDS encoding SDR family oxidoreductase — protein MPNADLAMPFSGQYFVVTGSTQGLGAAVAHTLAQRGAAGLIICGRRRTQGEEQVRQLAQLDCQAFFVEADLENIEDCRAIIAAAHTHFGTLHGLVNCAGMSDRGTILDTSPELFDKLFAVNVRAPFFLMQEALKLMISKGVAGAVVNIQSVTGHGGQSFLSAYAASKGALAILTKNVAFSALRNRIRVNGLNIGWMDTPHEDQIQRQYHGARDGWLQQAESAQPFGRLLKPEEVARSVAFLLSSESGMMTGAVIDLEQGVVGCTDGGSPQPHQALSLPGGV, from the coding sequence ATGCCCAACGCCGATCTCGCCATGCCGTTCAGCGGCCAATACTTTGTCGTCACCGGCAGCACCCAGGGCCTCGGCGCGGCGGTGGCACATACCTTGGCCCAACGTGGCGCCGCCGGGCTGATCATCTGCGGGCGCCGTCGCACCCAGGGCGAAGAACAGGTACGGCAACTGGCGCAACTCGATTGCCAGGCGTTTTTTGTCGAGGCGGATCTGGAAAATATCGAGGATTGCCGGGCGATCATCGCTGCCGCACACACCCACTTCGGCACCTTGCACGGCTTGGTCAACTGCGCTGGCATGTCAGATCGCGGCACCATCCTCGACACCTCGCCGGAGCTGTTCGACAAGCTGTTTGCGGTGAATGTGCGGGCGCCGTTTTTCCTGATGCAGGAAGCGCTGAAGCTGATGATCAGCAAAGGTGTGGCAGGCGCCGTGGTGAATATCCAGAGCGTCACCGGGCATGGTGGGCAGTCGTTCCTCAGCGCCTATGCGGCGTCCAAGGGCGCGCTGGCGATCCTGACCAAGAACGTCGCGTTCAGTGCGTTGCGCAACCGTATCCGGGTCAACGGCTTGAACATCGGCTGGATGGACACGCCCCACGAAGATCAGATCCAGCGCCAGTACCACGGCGCCAGGGACGGCTGGTTGCAGCAGGCCGAAAGCGCGCAGCCGTTCGGGCGTCTACTCAAGCCCGAGGAAGTGGCGCGCAGCGTGGCGTTTCTGTTGTCCAGTGAATCGGGAATGATGACCGGCGCGGTGATCGACCTGGAGCAAGGCGTGGTGGGCTGCACCGACGGCGGCAGCCCGCAACCGCACCAGGCCCTGAGCCTGCCGGGAGGTGTGTGA
- a CDS encoding phytanoyl-CoA dioxygenase family protein: protein MSAFVSANAVRLADFSRICAQRATAEEYPLCQHVLDNVPIYQARALRNSDRLTAMNELHRLFRDGPGVMVVRRAYEDLEVVDRHSQVFEKIFANEAAQGVAADHFAKAGSNGRIWNSLQKAALQSPESFVEYYANPLLGLIAEAWLGPNFQVTAQVNVVHPGGQAQQPHRDYHLGFQTDDVVERFPLPLHVLSQYLTLQGAVAHSDMPLETGPTQLLPFSQQYALGYLAWRREDFIDYFQQHAVQLPLDKGDLLFFNPALFHAAGTNRTPDRQRMANLLQISSAFGKPMEALDRDRMMLAVYPALLANPALDAEAVIACTADGYSFPTNLDTDPPLKGLAPQTGQQLMQQALRERWPPADFAAAVAQMRAKRQA from the coding sequence ATGTCAGCGTTCGTGAGCGCGAATGCCGTGCGCCTGGCGGACTTCAGCCGGATCTGCGCGCAACGGGCCACGGCTGAAGAGTACCCGCTGTGCCAGCACGTGCTGGACAACGTGCCGATCTATCAGGCACGTGCACTGCGCAACAGCGACAGACTGACGGCCATGAATGAACTGCACCGACTGTTCCGTGATGGCCCGGGCGTGATGGTCGTGCGCCGCGCCTACGAAGACCTGGAAGTGGTCGACCGTCACAGCCAGGTATTCGAAAAAATCTTCGCCAACGAAGCCGCCCAAGGCGTGGCCGCCGACCACTTTGCCAAGGCCGGCAGCAACGGGCGGATCTGGAACTCACTGCAGAAAGCCGCACTGCAGTCGCCCGAGTCGTTTGTCGAGTACTACGCCAACCCGCTGTTGGGGCTGATTGCCGAAGCGTGGCTGGGGCCCAATTTCCAGGTGACGGCGCAAGTCAATGTGGTGCACCCCGGCGGCCAGGCGCAGCAACCGCACCGTGACTATCACCTGGGGTTCCAGACCGACGATGTGGTCGAGCGCTTCCCCCTGCCCTTGCACGTGTTGTCCCAGTACCTGACCTTGCAAGGTGCAGTGGCCCATTCGGACATGCCGCTGGAAACCGGCCCGACCCAACTGCTGCCGTTCTCCCAGCAATACGCCTTGGGCTACCTGGCGTGGCGCCGTGAGGACTTTATCGACTACTTCCAGCAACACGCCGTGCAACTGCCGCTGGACAAGGGCGACCTGCTGTTCTTCAACCCGGCGCTGTTCCACGCGGCCGGCACCAACCGCACGCCGGATCGCCAGCGCATGGCCAATCTGCTGCAAATCTCCTCGGCGTTCGGCAAACCCATGGAGGCCCTCGACCGCGACCGCATGATGCTGGCGGTGTATCCGGCCCTGCTGGCCAACCCGGCCCTGGATGCCGAGGCGGTGATCGCCTGCACGGCCGACGGCTATTCGTTTCCCACCAACCTCGATACCGACCCGCCGCTGAAGGGCCTGGCCCCGCAAACCGGGCAGCAACTGATGCAGCAGGCGTTGCGCGAACGCTGGCCGCCAGCGGACTTCGCAGCGGCCGTGGCGCAGATGCGGGCCAAGCGCCAGGCGTAA
- a CDS encoding sugar ABC transporter substrate-binding protein: protein MKKQVLAALFTLAVTPWALADIRIGVSIAQVDDVFLAQMRDYMAAHAKELPGVTLQFEDAQGDVVRQLNQVQNFTAQGMDAIIVNPVDTAATAKMSTNAQQAKTPLVYVNRRPDAPQLPPGVGYVGSDEVKAGEIQMRYLAEKMGGKGNLAIMLGLLSNNATHNRTLGVKSVLKEYPNIKIVEEQSAEWQRNKAIDLMNNWIVSGRKIDAVAANADEMAIGAAMAISQAGMQPGKDILVAGSDGGPAGLDAVKKGQLLVTVYQDNKGQAVGSIDLAVKMVKKQPYTAELTIPYQQITKDNYQAFLNP from the coding sequence ATGAAGAAGCAAGTCCTTGCGGCACTGTTTACCCTGGCTGTCACGCCCTGGGCGCTGGCCGATATCCGTATCGGCGTGAGCATCGCCCAGGTCGACGATGTGTTCCTCGCCCAAATGCGCGACTACATGGCCGCCCACGCCAAGGAATTGCCCGGTGTGACCCTGCAATTCGAAGACGCCCAGGGCGATGTGGTGCGCCAGCTCAATCAGGTACAGAACTTCACTGCCCAGGGCATGGACGCCATCATCGTCAACCCGGTGGACACCGCCGCCACCGCCAAGATGAGCACCAATGCCCAGCAGGCCAAGACCCCGCTGGTCTACGTCAACCGCCGCCCGGACGCGCCGCAACTGCCGCCGGGCGTGGGTTACGTGGGTTCCGATGAGGTCAAGGCCGGTGAGATCCAGATGCGCTACCTGGCCGAGAAAATGGGCGGCAAGGGCAACCTGGCGATCATGCTCGGGCTACTGTCCAACAACGCTACCCACAACCGTACGCTGGGGGTCAAGAGCGTGCTCAAGGAGTACCCGAATATCAAGATCGTCGAGGAACAGAGCGCAGAGTGGCAGCGCAACAAAGCGATTGACCTGATGAACAACTGGATCGTATCCGGCCGCAAGATCGACGCGGTGGCGGCAAACGCGGACGAGATGGCGATAGGCGCGGCCATGGCCATCAGCCAGGCCGGCATGCAGCCGGGCAAGGACATCCTGGTGGCCGGCAGCGACGGCGGCCCTGCCGGGTTGGACGCAGTGAAAAAAGGGCAACTGCTGGTGACGGTGTACCAGGACAACAAGGGTCAGGCAGTGGGCTCGATTGACCTGGCGGTGAAGATGGTCAAGAAGCAACCCTACACCGCTGAACTGACCATCCCCTATCAGCAGATCACCAAGGACAACTACCAAGCCTTCCTCAACCCATAA